CGCCAATCTCGACCTCGTCATCTCCGTCGACACCGCTGTGGCACACCTCGCGGGGGGGATGGGGGTGCCGGTCTGGACCCTGCTGCCGCGGGTGGCGGACTGGCGCTGGCTCATGGGGCGCGACGACTCCCCCTGGTATCCCGCCATGCGCCTCTTCCGGCAGGAAAGGGGCGGGGACTGGGACGGCGTGATCAGGCGGGTCTGCGAGGCGCTGCGCGAGCGGCCGGGGGTGTGACAAATAATTGACCGCGCTTTGACACTTCCGGTTGGCAACGTCCTTGCAAAAGGCTGCTTCGCACCTAGTCGCAGGCGCTGATGAAAGTCGAGCCGTATCAGGACCGGGCTCAGAAGGGCCCGCTTTTCATAGAACGAACGTAACCGCAACATCAACCCAGCACCGGCCTGAAGGCCGAAACCCAGTACAAAGGAGAGTTTTTTCATGGCAGTAAGCGACATTTCCATCACCGCCGGCATGAGGAGCAACCTCCTCCAGCTCCAGGAGACCAGCAAGCTCACCACCAGGACCCAGACCCGCCTTGCCTCCGGCAAGGAAGTAAACAGCGCGCTCGACAACCCGACGAACTACTTCGCGGCGCAGAGCGCCAACCAGCGCGCCACCGACCTCAGCGACAAGAAGGACAACATGAGCGAGGCGGTGCAGACCGTTCAGGCCGCCAACGCCGGCATCACCGCCATCACCGGCCTCGTCTCCGCAGCGAAAGGTCTCGCGCAGTCGGCACTCTCCACCAGCGACACGGTGACCCAGTCGAAGCTTTCGGTGCAGTACAACACGGTGCGCAGCCAGATCGACAACCTCTCTTCCGACTCCGGCTACCGCGGCCTGAACCTGCTGAGCTCCAACAACACCCTGACCGTCAACTTCAACGAGAACAACAGCTCGAAGTTGAACGTGGTCGGCTTCCTCGCCAACTCCGGCGGTCTCAGCCTCTCCGCTGCCTCCAACGCCTGGCAGGCGGCCAGCGACATCACCACCGATGCCGCAAAGCTTGACACCGCGCTCAGCACCCTGCGTTCCAACACGCAGACCCTGGCGGCGAACCTGAACATCATCACCAACCGTCAGACCTTCACCGATAGCATGATCAACACCCTGCAGACCGGCGCCGACAACCTGACGCTGGCCGACATGAACCAGGAAGGGGCCAACATGCTGGCACTGCAGACCCGCCAGCAGCTGAGCACCCAGTCTCTGAGCATGTCTTCTCAGGCAGCACAGTCCGTCCTCAAGCTCTTCTAGTAGCACGTCCAGCAGCACGCTTCATCCGGCGGCGGGGGAATATCCTCCGCCGCCTTTTTTTTCGCCCCTGGCCGAGATCCGGGGGGCGGGGCGCCCGCTTCTACCCCATCCCCACCCTGACCCTCCCCTTGAAAGGGAGGGGACTTTTGGGCTCCTGCTTGCCGAAATAATCCCCTTCGAGGCTGCCGACCGCCACCCGCCTTTCTCTCTTGCCCCCCTGCCTGCCGCTCTACCTGATTAAAAAATTACAATATAATTCCTTGATTTTATTTCTAAAGTTCGCCGACCGTTCGACGATACGTCTCGTAAACCGGTGAAGACACTCCATCTGAAAAAGGAGGGAATTGATCTGAGGCGAGTTTTTTAGGCAAGTGACCAAGAAACGGCAACCCCTAACCACAACTCCGGCAAGAATGCCGGAAAAATCCAGAAAAGGAGAAACACCATGGCAGTCAGCGATATTTCCATCACTTCCGGTATGAGGAGCAACCTCCTCCAGCTTCAGGAGACCAGCAAGCTCACGACGAGGACCCAGACCCGCCTTGCTTCCGGCAAGCAGGTCAACAGCGCGCTCGACAACCCGACCAACTACTTCGCGGCGCAGAGCGCCAACCAGCGCGCCAACGACCTGTCCGACAAGAAGGACAACATGAGCGAGGCGGTGCAGACCGTTCAGGCAGCCAACGCCGGCATCACCGCCATCACCGGCCTGGTCTCCGCAGCGAAAGGTCTCGCACAGTCGGCACTCTCCACCAGCGACACGGTGACCCAGTCGAAGCTTTCGGTGCAGTACAACACGGTGCGCAGCCAGATCGACAACCTCTCTTCCGACTCCGGCTACCGCGGCCTCAACCTGCTGAGCTCCACCAACACCCTGACCGTCAACTTCAACGAGAACAACACCTCGAAGTTGAACGTGGTCGGCTTCCTCGCCAACTCCGGCGGCCTCAGCCTCTCCGCGGCCTCCAACGCCTGGCAGGCGGCCAGCGACATCACCACCGATGCCGCTAAGCTCGACACGGCGCTCAGCACCCTGCGTTCCAACACGCAGACCCTGGCGGCGAACCTGAACATCATCACCACCCGTCAGGACTTCACCGACAGCATGATCAACACCCTGCAGCAGGGTGCCGACAACCTGACCCTGGCCGACATGAACCAGGAAGGCGCCAACATGCTGGCACTGCAGACCCGCCAGCAGCTGAGCACCTCCTCCCTGAGCATGTCCTCCCAGGCAGCTCAGTCGGTCCTCAGGCTCTTCTAGGAGCTGGTATACCGGGGCGGTGGGGAAGAATTCCCTACCGCCTTTTTTTATCCGTAAGCTCTCGCCTACCCCCTCCCACTCTCCCTTTTTTGCTGTCGTCAACGTTTCGTACCCCGTAACCGCTGGCTCTTCGCCCCGTTCTCCTCGGCACTATCTCGTCGTCGGTCCGCACCCTCGCGCCGAATACATTAAATAACTGTAACCTGCTGTTTTTGCTCTAAAGTTGCGCGTGGCGGCGACGATATGTCTCCTAACCAGTGATGACTCCATCTGAAAGGAGGAACTGATCTGAGGCGTGTTTATTAGGCAAGTGACCAAGAAACGGCAACCCTAACCACAACTCCGGCAAGAATGCCGGAAAAATCCAGAAAAGGAGAAACACCATGTCCGTAAGCGATATTTCCATTACCTCCGGTATGAGGAGCAACCTCCTCCAGCTCCAGGAAACCAGCAAGCTCACCACCAGGACCCAGACCCGCCTTGCTTCCGGCAAGCAGGTCAACAGCGCGCTCGACAACCCGACCAACTACTTCGCAGCGCAGAGCGCCAACCAGCGCGCCAACGACCTGTCCGACAAGAAGGACAACATGAGCGAAGCGGTGCAGACCGTTCAGGCGGCGAACGCCGGCATCACCGCCATCACCGGCCTCGTCTCCGCTGCGAAAGGTCTCGCCCAGTCGGCGCTCTCCACCAGCGACACGGTGACCCAGTCGAAGCTTTCGGTGCAGTACAACACGGTGCGCAGCCAGATCGACAACCTCTCTTCCGACTCCGGCTACCGCGGCCTGAACCTGCTGAGCTCCACCAACACCCTGACCGTCAACTTCAACGAGAACAACACCTCGAAGCTGAACGTGGTCGGCTTCCTCGGCAGCTCCAGCGGTCTCAGCCTCACTGCCGCTTCGAACGCATGGCAGGCGGCCAGCGACATCACCACCGATGCCGCAAAGCTTGATACCGCGCTCAGCACCCTGCGTTCCAACACGCAGACCCTGGCGGCGAACCTGAACATCATCACCACCCGTCAGACCTTCACCGACAGCATGATCAACACCCTGCAGCAGGGCGCCGACAACCTGACGCTGGCCGACATGAACCAGGAAGGCGCAAACATGCTGGCACTGCAGACCCGCCAGCAGCTGAGCACCTCCTCCCTGAGCATGTCCTCCCAGGCAGCTCAGTCCGTACTCAGGCTCTTCTAGTAGCGGAGTTACCCTTGTTTATCGGGGCGGTGGGGAAGAAATCCCTGCCGCCCATTTTTCGCTTCAGATATCGGTGATACCTCATGTCAATTGATCCAGTAAAGATTGACGCCGTGAAGGTTCTCCGCCCGGACCAGCAAGAACCTCCCCTGCAGAGTTCCCCACTCCCGAGCGCCGGCGATTCCGGCCGCGCCCCGGCCGCCGCAGTTACCCTTACCGAGCTCCCCCAGGGACGCTACAGCGATTTTTTGCGCCAGAAAGAGGATTATGGCGCCGCTGCCGCCGATCTCAGGGAAAAGGACCAGGCCCTCGAGAAGCTGAGTCAAAAGATTGGCTCGCTCAAGGAGCCGCTGCAGGCGATCGTGAAGCAGTACCCCCCCTTTTCCCCTGAGGACAAGGAACGGGTCGAGTTCCTGAAGCAGTACGCCGGGCTCCGGAAGGAGATAGACGCTCTAACCGTGCCCCGCCCCGCCCCCTCCTTGCCTCCCCCTCCCCCTGCCGTTACCGACCGTCAAATTCATGACCACCTGAACGATCTTGACTCCGCAGGCGCTGCCTTCGGCCAGTTACGCGGCTCCATCGCCTCCAGAGTCCCCCTTCTCGCCGAAAACAGCGCCAGCGCTGTGCTTTTTCGCGCCGGAGGGGGTGGTTTTTCCGGTCTTTCCGCCACCGCGCGCGACGAATCTGCAGCGGTGCAGAAAAGTGCCGAAGTTGGTCAGCAATTTGCAATAGAGACAGCGCGGGGGGTATCGCCCTCCAATTCCCCTTTCCTGAAGTCTATGGGTTAAGCCATGTCCCTAAAAATTACCTTGAAGAGCAACGAGCGGTTAATCGTCGGGGGAGCTGTTGTGAAGAACGGCGGCAAGGGCACCGTCCTCTACATCGAGAACACGGTTCCGATCCTGCGCGAGAAGGACATCCTTGGAGAGAAGGATGCTTCCACTCCCTGCCGGCAGCTCTACTTCACCATTCAGCTCATGTACATCGACGAAGCGAACGTGCCGCAGTATCACGGCGTGTACGCCGAACTGGTGAAAAACATTCTCACCGCAGCCCCCAGCACCTCCTCCTACATCGAGCAGGTAGGGGAGCGCGTGATGGCCGGAAACTACTATCATGCGTTGAAGTTGGCACGCAATCTCATTGATTACGAAGAGGAGTTACTGAAAAATGCAAACCAATAACGCGATCAGAGAGTATGTCGGGATCCAGAAAGAGAGCATGTCCGGACGTGAGCTGGAGGCTTCGGTATTGACGAAGGGCGGGCTCATGCTGAAGGCATGTCAGGAGAACTGGGATGCCCCCGATCGTGAAGCGAAACTGATGGATGCGATCAAGTACAACCAGAAGGTGTGGAGCTTCTTCCAGGCCGAGCTCACCGAGCCGACGAACCCCCTGCCGAAAAAGCTGAGGGAGGACCTGCTCAACCTGAGCATCTTCATCGACAAGAGGTTCTTCGAGGTCATGGCCTACCCCGATCGCGAGAAGCTGACTGCGGTGATCGACATCAACTTCAACATCGCCGCCGGCCTGCGCTCGAACCCGTAATCCCCCGTTCGATTTTTCGAAGAGATATGAGCCGGGGCGGGTTTTCCCTCTCTCTCCAGACGGGAAAGTCCCCCCGGCCGTTTTTCTTCGTAGTCACCAGATGTAATGTCAATGTAGGCCGGAATAAGCGGAGCGTTTCCGGCAATCCTGCGCGGCATTTTCGGCTGGCGCCGACGCCGGGAACGCCTGCGGCTTATCCCGGCCTACGTGGCCACGTCTCCCGCCAACATTCTCGCAGCTCGACCTTTCCCCTCTGTGCCTGTATATACTGTCAGTGTGCCGCCTCGCCTGCGGCGTACGCACTTCCAGGAGATACAGCGATGCCTTCCAAGAGATACCTTTCCCTCCTCTGCATCATCGCCACCCTTCTTGCCGGCAGCAGCGCTTTCGGCTGGCACGACGAGACGCACCTTGCGGTAGCGAAGGCGGCGCGCTTCCAGAAGTGGTACAACGCCGTCGCCCCCGACATCGCGAAGGAGAAGGCCGGCTACCGGGAGCAGTACAACCACTACTGCGACCTGCCGCTGGAGAAGACGGTCACCCCCGACATGGTCCTCGCTCAGGCATCCCTGTACAACGACCCGAAGGACGCCATGGGGCACCTGTACGGTGCCATCATCGGTGCCGTGCGGGAGTACCGGAAGGCGAGACAGACCGATCCGGGGAAGTACTCGGAGTATCACCTGGCCTACGTCGCACATTATCT
The DNA window shown above is from Geomonas sp. RF6 and carries:
- a CDS encoding flagellin N-terminal helical domain-containing protein; translation: MAVSDISITAGMRSNLLQLQETSKLTTRTQTRLASGKEVNSALDNPTNYFAAQSANQRATDLSDKKDNMSEAVQTVQAANAGITAITGLVSAAKGLAQSALSTSDTVTQSKLSVQYNTVRSQIDNLSSDSGYRGLNLLSSNNTLTVNFNENNSSKLNVVGFLANSGGLSLSAASNAWQAASDITTDAAKLDTALSTLRSNTQTLAANLNIITNRQTFTDSMINTLQTGADNLTLADMNQEGANMLALQTRQQLSTQSLSMSSQAAQSVLKLF
- a CDS encoding flagellin N-terminal helical domain-containing protein, producing MAVSDISITSGMRSNLLQLQETSKLTTRTQTRLASGKQVNSALDNPTNYFAAQSANQRANDLSDKKDNMSEAVQTVQAANAGITAITGLVSAAKGLAQSALSTSDTVTQSKLSVQYNTVRSQIDNLSSDSGYRGLNLLSSTNTLTVNFNENNTSKLNVVGFLANSGGLSLSAASNAWQAASDITTDAAKLDTALSTLRSNTQTLAANLNIITTRQDFTDSMINTLQQGADNLTLADMNQEGANMLALQTRQQLSTSSLSMSSQAAQSVLRLF
- a CDS encoding flagellin N-terminal helical domain-containing protein, whose translation is MSVSDISITSGMRSNLLQLQETSKLTTRTQTRLASGKQVNSALDNPTNYFAAQSANQRANDLSDKKDNMSEAVQTVQAANAGITAITGLVSAAKGLAQSALSTSDTVTQSKLSVQYNTVRSQIDNLSSDSGYRGLNLLSSTNTLTVNFNENNTSKLNVVGFLGSSSGLSLTAASNAWQAASDITTDAAKLDTALSTLRSNTQTLAANLNIITTRQTFTDSMINTLQQGADNLTLADMNQEGANMLALQTRQQLSTSSLSMSSQAAQSVLRLF
- a CDS encoding flagellar biosynthesis repressor FlbT, yielding MSLKITLKSNERLIVGGAVVKNGGKGTVLYIENTVPILREKDILGEKDASTPCRQLYFTIQLMYIDEANVPQYHGVYAELVKNILTAAPSTSSYIEQVGERVMAGNYYHALKLARNLIDYEEELLKNANQ
- the flaF gene encoding flagellar biosynthesis regulator FlaF — protein: MQTNNAIREYVGIQKESMSGRELEASVLTKGGLMLKACQENWDAPDREAKLMDAIKYNQKVWSFFQAELTEPTNPLPKKLREDLLNLSIFIDKRFFEVMAYPDREKLTAVIDINFNIAAGLRSNP